A stretch of DNA from Clostridium sp. JN-9:
CCTGAAGATGACATTGGATAGTCATTAATCATGGTAATGGTGCCATGGAAGGAAGCAAATTTTTTCATTCTTAATTCACAGTCCTTTATTTTAAAATATATTCTATATAGATTATGTATTATGTAGGTTTTCTGTTACTTTTTTGAAGGGACGGTTAACAACTTGACGACTTTAAAATTTTAAAGGGACGGTTAACAATTGATTAGCTTCTGATTTTTGAAGGGGACGTTTAACAACTGATTAATCTTCAACTTTTAACCTTTAACTTTCAACTGCGGACTGAAGGAGAAGCGGATAGTTAACAATTAACTAGCTTTTAGAATTTACTGGAATAAGTGCCTCACTTAAAGTCAATACTATTAAGGTAGTAAAAATTAACAGTAAGTGAGGTGCTTTTCTTGCCGAGAACTGAAAGAATAAAATTTGAAGATGCAATATATCACGTGATGGTGAGGAGTATAACGGAAGTTCCATTATTTAAAAAAGATGATGACAAGGAAAAATATTTGAATCAGATGAAAAATTACCAAATAATATATGGATTTAAGGTTTATGCATATTGCATGATGAGCAACCACGCTCATTTTATAATAGATTCTAATGGGGCTGATATATCGAAAATAATGCATGGATTAAATTTTAAATATGCAGTAACATTCAATCGAATTCATGATAGACATGGTCATGTGTTTCAGGATAGGTTCAAGAGCAAAATAGTAGACACAGACAGATACTTAATCACTTTATCAGCTTATATTCACAATAATCCACTGAAAATAAAGGGTTATGAAACATGCCCGGAAAAATATAAATATTCAAGTTTAAGAGTATATTTAGGCATTGAAAAAGATAAAACTGATCTTTTAGATGAAGCATACATAATGCAAATGGTAGGTACAAATGTAAATAAAGCGAGAGAAAACTATCTCAAGCTTGTGTATATGTGTGATAAAGAGAAATTAAAAAAGGAAATAGAATTTGAAGATGAAAAAACTGAGTATAGAAGCGAAAGAAAAATATTAGTAAGAAACTTTGACCCTGAGAAGATATTAGAATTCATATCACAAGAAACAGGAATAGATAAAGTTATGCTTTATGTTAAGAATAACAGAAATAATAAGTCTGCCAGGGCTTTAGCAGTATTATTAATGAGAAGTCTTTGCAATTTTAAAATGAAGCATATATGCGAAATCCTTGGAAATATAACTGAGTCAAGAGTATCAAAGCTTTGTTCAATTGGAGTCAATCTTATATCTACAGAGGATAGGTATAAGGATATCATAAATAAATTTATTCTACAGGAGACGTCTTAAGAAATATAGTTTAAGTTAAAAAACCTTATAAAAACTTTTTATTTTTTTACATAATAATAAAAGGCTTTATTATTATGCATTTTTTTATTTAAATAGATTTCAAAGTAAATCAGCTATGCAGCTTCTCAAAAAACTGTAGAAGCATCAGTATTTTTGCTTGCTTAAATGGCGATTTACTAAATGAAATTATATAGTACAAGCTAAGGATAAAAAAATTATTTACTTTGCAAAAAAAATACTACATTCTGATCTTTTGTTGGACACAATGTAATAACTTTAATGTAAGTTATATAGATAAAAAGTTTTTTGAGGTATTACCGAAATATAAGGCCAGTAAAAAACCGATTAAATAAATCTTTTTTAGTAAAAATTATATTTTTACAATATAAATTATTCTTATTAATAGTTAACCGTCCCCCTTTATCACATTCTTATTATTGGTTAACCGTCCCTTTTTTTCGTTAATAAAAGGAATTTCGATACACTTGTCGAAATAATCCATATAAGTTATTATTTAAAAATATTTAGTTCTTGCATGAGGATGAATTTAGGGGGATGAATTTATTATGGCTAGGATATTTAGGAATAAAACGATTCGAAGATACTCGATTATAGGTATCATATTTGGATTTATGTTTCCTTTACTGGCAACAATCCTTGAAATGCATACTAAAAATATGGTTTTGAATTATGAACACATAGCTTTATTGCATAAATCTAGTGCATTGCTAAAGATGATTGACAGCGCACCAATATTTCTTGGACTATTTGCTTTCATTGCAGGTATAAATCAATATAAGGCAGAAGAAAACAACGTAAAATTAAATGGAACATTAAAAAATGAAATAGAGGTTAAGAAAAAATTAAGCCTGATTATTGATGAAATAGGTAAAATAAATTGTGCAATGTGTGAAGTATCAGCCACTCTATTTAATGTTTTTAACGATACTAAGTGCAATGTGGAAGGAATAGACAGCAACTTAAGCAAAGTACTGAATGCCACAGAGGATACAACATCGAGCATAAACGAATTTCACAGCAGGATTAACTGTTATGTTAACTCCATAGAGGAGATAGAAAAAAGTACTGAGAACGGCAATGCAGTATCCATTTCTCTTACTAAACTTGCATATGACGGAGAAAAATATGTAAATAGCAGCATTGAAGATTTAACAAATATAAATTCCTGTGTGGGACAGGTAAGCTCAACTGTAAATGAGTTAAACAGCAAGGTTAAAGAAATAAACAAAATAGTTTATGTAATTGACGATATATATAAACAGACGGACCTACTTGCATTAAATGCGGCAATCGAGGCAGCAAAGGCAGGGGAATATGCAGGCGGCTTTTCCGTGGTGGCAGAACACATAAGAATACTGGCGCAGCAAAGCAAAGACAGGGTAAAAGAAATAACAGATTTAATTAAGGTCATAAGCGACGTTAGTAAAAAATCCGTTTCCTTTACTGATAATATTGTAGAAATGATAAATAATGAAAATAAAAATGCAAACAACACAAAATATGTATTTAAAGATATATTTGAAAAAATTGACACAATAAATTCTATAATTAATAATCTAAATAAGGAGATGAAAAGCCAGGTTAATGACAGCCAGTATATTTTAGGATCCTTAGATAATATTATAGCAGCATCCAAGCAGACTGCTGAATTATCCCAAAACTCTGTATCAATTTCTAAGGATAATAAAACAGAAATAGACAAGCTGTCAAGCTCAGTTCAGTCTTTAACTAAGTTATCAGACAAATTGAATTTAATATTTAAATAAAGCCCTTACAAACATTTTCATCACTTGCGGCAAAGATACTTCCATTTCCAAAGTGGTGAGTATTGATATGCTGAATACATTGCTATAACAATTGCACTATACTGAGGAGAAAAATGAAGCTTTTACAATATAAATCATTCTTATTAATTGTTAACCGTCCCTTTTTACTTTTTATCTCGCATTCCTATTATTGGTTAACCGTCCCTTTTTATCTCTTTTTTTATATAAAATAAGGATGTATAATATTATCTATGTATAAGACTTAAAGTAAAGAATAAAGAAAAGAACATAAGAACTTTAAGGTAATAAGGTAAAGAGGGGAACAACAAATATGAATTTATATAGTAAATATTTTAAAAAATATAAATTACCTTTTTTGATTGCGGTTTTCTGCGTTGTTTCTGAAGCTGTATGTGATTTGCTTGGACCTACGCTTATGTCCAATATAATAAATTATGGGATTGATCAGGGACAGCTTCCTAAGGTTTATTATTGGGGATCACTTATGCTTTTGGTCACCGGTATAGGTGCGTGCTTTGCAGTGACACGAAATATACTGGCCAGTAAAGTATCACAGCGTATGGGTGCAGATTTAAGGTATGATTTATTTGAAAAAATTATTTACTTTTCGGAGCAGAGCACAGACAAAATTGAAAGCGGTTCTCTTATTACCCGTATGACTAATGATACCAACCAGGTTATACAGTTTGTAAATGGAATTATGAGAATATTTATGAAGGCACCAATAACCTGTGTTGGCAGTATAGTACTTGCAAGCATTCTTAATTTCAGGCTCAGCCTTATAATTTATGGTATTGTAGCAATAGTTGCAGTTTTAATTATTGTAAGTATGAAGCTCAGTTATCCACGTTATTATAAATTGCAAAAAGCCATGGACAAGGTAAACTCAGTGGTTCAGGAATATCTAATAGGAGTGCGCTTGGTTAAGGCTTTTGGAACATATGGCAAGGAAACTGATAAATTTGAAAATGCCAATATAAACTTAATGGAGAATGGAATATCCTCTCAAATGATTATTACACTGGTATCTCCTCTAATGACATTAACCGTTGGAATAGGTACAGTTATTGTAATATACATAGGCAGCAGGCTGTTTACTTTAAATCTTGCAAGACCCGGGGATATTACTGCATTTACAATTTATATGGCACAAATTTTAACATCACTGGTTATGATAACAAACATATTTAATACCTTTGTAAGAACTAAGGCTTCCACAGCACGTATTAGTGAAGTGCTTAATTGTGAAGAGGACTTTTCTGACAACGGTGAAATAAAGAAATTAAATGGTAAAATAGAATTTAAAAATGTAACCTTTGCATATCCTAATGGAAGCGGAGTGCCTGCTTTAAAGGATTTATCATTTCATATTAATAATGGTGAAAGCTTAGCTATTATAGGACCTACAGGCAGCGGTAAATCTACAATAGCATGGCTGTTATTAAGGTTTTATGACGTAAACAAAGGTAAAATTCTTATTAACGGCTGTGATATTAAAGAATTAAGTATTGACTCAGTACGCAATAATATTGCCATGGTACCACAGAAGCCTATGCTGTTTTCAGGCACTATTGCTGATAATATAAGATGGGGAAACAGTGAAGCTGATGATGAAATGCTGCACCAGGCTGCTCATGAGGCACAGGGAGATTTTATTGAAAATATGAAGGAGGGCTATAACAGCCTTTTAGGCAGTGCTGCTGTTAATGTTTCAGGAGGGCAGAAACAGCGTATTTCCATTGCCCGGGGAATACTTAAAAATTCTTCAATACTTATACTGGATGATGCAACAAGTGCACTGGACGCTGTAACTGAAGCTAAAGTCAGGGAAAATCTCAATTCTAAAACTAGGAATCAGACAGTTATTACAATTACTCAGCGCTGCGGCACAGCTATGTTTTCAGATAGGATTCTTGTTATGGACAACGGTGTTAAAGCTGGATATGGTACTCATAATGAGCTAATGAAGAATTGTGAAATATACAGAGATATTTATAAGACACAAATTGAAAGCAGTAAGGAGGCGTAGTAAATGGCAAATCAATATACTGCACCTGAAGTAAAAGTGCCATCTATGAATGGAAGACCAATGGGTGGAGGTGGCAGCCGCTTTAGACCTGGTGCAAAACCTAAAAATGCCAAGGGTACGCTGATGAGAATTGTAAAAATATATGCAAGGTGGGGAAAAACCATTATTCTTGCCATTATCCTTACAGTTATTTCATCCCTTATTTCAGTTGCAATTCCGTATTACATAGGAAAAACATTTAATACATTGAAAATTCCAACTAAAACTGTAGATACAAATACTCTTATGTTGTTTTTAATGATAATTGCAGCATTGTATGGAACTAACTGGATTATTTCATCCATCAATGGTGTTATTATGTTAAAAATTTCGCAAAAGCTGGTGTTTGCACTTCGTACTGAATTTTTTGAAAAAATGCAGAAACTTCCGCTGGAATTTTACGATACACGATCTCACGGGGACACCATGAGCAGAATTACAAATGATGTGGATAATATAAGCTCAACCATTGCACAGGCAACAACTCAGTTAATATCCAGCGCCTTAACACTGGCTGGTTCCTTTACTGTAATGATAATTCTGAATGTGCCTCTTACTTTAGTTGTTATGATTTGCATACCCCTTGTAGTTATTTTGACACGTACAATAACAACAAGAAGCCGTGCATATTTTTTAGAACAGCAAAGGAGCCTGGGTTCACTTAATGGAGTAATTGAGGAAAACATACTTGGACTTAAAATGGTAAAAGCCTTTGGAAAGCAGCAGGATGTTCTAGAGAATTTTAAAGAAATTAATGAAAAGCTTAATATAAGCAGTACCAAGGCACAGATAGTGTCAGGCTACATGATGCCTTTAATGAATGTTATCAACAATTTGATTTTTACCATGGTTGCTTTTGCAGGAGGTATACTTTCAGTAGGCTACGGCTTGGCCATTGGCACAGTGGTGAGCTTTTTAAGCTATTCAAAGCAGTTTGCACAGCCCCTTAACTCCGTGGCAGGTATGTTTAACACCATACAGTCTGCTCTGGCAGGTGCGGAACGTGTATTTGAAATATTGGACAGCAAAGAGGAAACTGCTGATATGGAAAATGCCATTTGTATGGATAAACCAAAGGGCAGTGTCACCTTTGAAAATGTATGTTTTTCATACAATAAATCCACTCCTGTACTTAAGAATGTAAGTTTCAGTGTGAATGCAGGTGAAGTAGTTGCACTGGTAGGAGAAACCGGTGCAGGCAAAACCACTATTGTTAATCTTTTAACTCGTTTTTATGATGCTGACAGCGGGAGAATTTTAATTGATGATGTACCAATTACTAATATAAAAAGGGACAGCCTGAGGAAGTGCTTTTCAGTAGTACTGCAGGATACATGCTTCTTTACAGGGACAATTATGGATAATATACGCTATTCACAAAAGGATGCTACAGATGAACAGGTTATAACAGCAGCCAAAATAGCTCATACTCATGATTTTATTGATAAACTTCCTAAGGGGTATCAAACAATAGTATCAGGAGCTACGGATAATTTAAGCCAGGGACAGAGGCAGCTTATAGCAATTGCAAGAGCAGTGCTTTGTGACAGCCCTATATTGATTCTGGATGAGGCAACCAGCAGCGTTGACACGAAAACTGAAAAAGATATTCAGCGTGCTTTCTTAAGCTTAATGAAAAACCGCACAAGTTTTTTAATTGCACATAGGTTGTCCACTATTAGAGATGCAGATCATATTATGGTAATAGGTGATGGACAGATATTGGAAAAAGGAAATCACAGAAGTCTTATGGATAAAAAAGGGCAATATTATAAAATGGTTATAAGTCAAATGGGAAAATTACCTGATGAGCTATAAAAAAAGATGAATTTGTGGGACATGTTATATATCATATAAATTGTTAACCGTCCCCTTTTTACCTTTATTAATTGTAAACCGTCCCTTTAAACTAAA
This window harbors:
- a CDS encoding ABC transporter ATP-binding protein yields the protein MANQYTAPEVKVPSMNGRPMGGGGSRFRPGAKPKNAKGTLMRIVKIYARWGKTIILAIILTVISSLISVAIPYYIGKTFNTLKIPTKTVDTNTLMLFLMIIAALYGTNWIISSINGVIMLKISQKLVFALRTEFFEKMQKLPLEFYDTRSHGDTMSRITNDVDNISSTIAQATTQLISSALTLAGSFTVMIILNVPLTLVVMICIPLVVILTRTITTRSRAYFLEQQRSLGSLNGVIEENILGLKMVKAFGKQQDVLENFKEINEKLNISSTKAQIVSGYMMPLMNVINNLIFTMVAFAGGILSVGYGLAIGTVVSFLSYSKQFAQPLNSVAGMFNTIQSALAGAERVFEILDSKEETADMENAICMDKPKGSVTFENVCFSYNKSTPVLKNVSFSVNAGEVVALVGETGAGKTTIVNLLTRFYDADSGRILIDDVPITNIKRDSLRKCFSVVLQDTCFFTGTIMDNIRYSQKDATDEQVITAAKIAHTHDFIDKLPKGYQTIVSGATDNLSQGQRQLIAIARAVLCDSPILILDEATSSVDTKTEKDIQRAFLSLMKNRTSFLIAHRLSTIRDADHIMVIGDGQILEKGNHRSLMDKKGQYYKMVISQMGKLPDEL
- a CDS encoding transposase, whose amino-acid sequence is MLFLPRTERIKFEDAIYHVMVRSITEVPLFKKDDDKEKYLNQMKNYQIIYGFKVYAYCMMSNHAHFIIDSNGADISKIMHGLNFKYAVTFNRIHDRHGHVFQDRFKSKIVDTDRYLITLSAYIHNNPLKIKGYETCPEKYKYSSLRVYLGIEKDKTDLLDEAYIMQMVGTNVNKARENYLKLVYMCDKEKLKKEIEFEDEKTEYRSERKILVRNFDPEKILEFISQETGIDKVMLYVKNNRNNKSARALAVLLMRSLCNFKMKHICEILGNITESRVSKLCSIGVNLISTEDRYKDIINKFILQETS
- a CDS encoding ABC transporter ATP-binding protein, which codes for MNLYSKYFKKYKLPFLIAVFCVVSEAVCDLLGPTLMSNIINYGIDQGQLPKVYYWGSLMLLVTGIGACFAVTRNILASKVSQRMGADLRYDLFEKIIYFSEQSTDKIESGSLITRMTNDTNQVIQFVNGIMRIFMKAPITCVGSIVLASILNFRLSLIIYGIVAIVAVLIIVSMKLSYPRYYKLQKAMDKVNSVVQEYLIGVRLVKAFGTYGKETDKFENANINLMENGISSQMIITLVSPLMTLTVGIGTVIVIYIGSRLFTLNLARPGDITAFTIYMAQILTSLVMITNIFNTFVRTKASTARISEVLNCEEDFSDNGEIKKLNGKIEFKNVTFAYPNGSGVPALKDLSFHINNGESLAIIGPTGSGKSTIAWLLLRFYDVNKGKILINGCDIKELSIDSVRNNIAMVPQKPMLFSGTIADNIRWGNSEADDEMLHQAAHEAQGDFIENMKEGYNSLLGSAAVNVSGGQKQRISIARGILKNSSILILDDATSALDAVTEAKVRENLNSKTRNQTVITITQRCGTAMFSDRILVMDNGVKAGYGTHNELMKNCEIYRDIYKTQIESSKEA
- a CDS encoding methyl-accepting chemotaxis protein, yielding MARIFRNKTIRRYSIIGIIFGFMFPLLATILEMHTKNMVLNYEHIALLHKSSALLKMIDSAPIFLGLFAFIAGINQYKAEENNVKLNGTLKNEIEVKKKLSLIIDEIGKINCAMCEVSATLFNVFNDTKCNVEGIDSNLSKVLNATEDTTSSINEFHSRINCYVNSIEEIEKSTENGNAVSISLTKLAYDGEKYVNSSIEDLTNINSCVGQVSSTVNELNSKVKEINKIVYVIDDIYKQTDLLALNAAIEAAKAGEYAGGFSVVAEHIRILAQQSKDRVKEITDLIKVISDVSKKSVSFTDNIVEMINNENKNANNTKYVFKDIFEKIDTINSIINNLNKEMKSQVNDSQYILGSLDNIIAASKQTAELSQNSVSISKDNKTEIDKLSSSVQSLTKLSDKLNLIFK